A genomic stretch from Cherax quadricarinatus isolate ZL_2023a chromosome 63, ASM3850222v1, whole genome shotgun sequence includes:
- the LOC138854572 gene encoding uncharacterized protein → MVTPLSPSSRATSSENLLVLPADNTRMMPRPLITMGESGDSGDSVMMSYIPSSALVSLNQRCHQGGADDVGATRSVPDIELHARESSNRPEYRGYRLLAPQVRCSCSHLPRAPSHESVRSVQGGISEVVVVAPTLYRDRIIRQHSQPETCLHCHHPKPSASLRYLPRQESCGTHATSEGIATIAADTLRINGALSSFKQVSLLKYSIFQICLIYIL, encoded by the coding sequence ATGGTAACACCGCTAAGCCCTTCATCTAGGGCCACTAGCAGCGAGAATCTGTTGGTGCTGCCAGCGGATAACACCCGCATGATGCCACGACCTCTCATCACCATGGGGGAGAGTGGCGACAGCGGCGACAGTGTAATGATGTCGTACATTCCTTCCTCAGCTCTCGTCTCTCTCAACCAGCGATGTCATCAGGGAGGCGCCGACGACGTTGGCGCCACCCGTTCCGTCCCTGACATAGAGCTCCACGCTCGGGAAAGCAGTAACCGGCCGGAGTACCGCGGGTACCGCCTTCTAGCGCCGCAGGTGAGGTGTTCCTGCTCGCACTTACCGCGGGCGCCGTCACACGAGAGTGTGCGGTCAGTGCAGGGCGGCATTAgcgaagtggtggtagtggcgccAACGCTATATAGAGACCGCATCATTCGGCAGCATTCGCAGCCGGAAAcgtgcctccactgccaccatcctaaGCCTTCAGCCTCCCTACGCTACCTCCCTCGTCAAGAATCATGTGGCACTCATGCTACCTCCGAAGGCATCGCCACTATCGCTGCCGACACTCTCCGTATCAATGGCGCCCTCAGCTCTTTCAAACAGGTGAGCCTACTGAAGTACTCAATCTTTCAAATATGTTTAATCTATATACTGTAA